GCAAGTCGACGCTCCTGAACCGGCTGGTGGGCGAGAAGCTGGCGATCGTCTCTCCGCGCCCGCAGACGACCCGCAACCGGATCACCGGGATCAGGAACCTACCCGCGGCCCAGATCGTCTTCGTGGACACGCCCGGCCTGCACCCGCCCGGCGGCAAGCTCGGCGAGTTCATGTCGAAGACGGTCGAGCGGGCGCTGGAGGACGTCGATCTGATCTGCGCCGTCGTCGACGCCGCCGAGCGCCGGCACCCCGACGAGATGGTCCTGGAGACCGTGCGCGCGCACTCGGCGCCGGCGTTCTGTCTGCTCAACAAGGCGGATGAATTCCAGGACAAGAGCCTGCTGCTCCCCCGGATCGACGCGTGGCGGACGGCGCAGGCCTTCCGCGAGATCCTGCCGATCTCGGCGCTGAACGGGACCAACTGCGACCGCCTGGTCGACCTGATCGCCGAGGCGCTGCCGGAGCATCCACCCTTCTTTCCCGCCGACACGACGACCGACCAGCCGGAGACGTTCTATGTCGCCGAGGTCATCCGCGAGAAGATCTTCCTGCTCACGCGCGAGGAGGTGCCCTACGCCGTGGCCGTACGCGTGGACGAGCTGGTGGAGCACAAGGCGCCGCCGCGACTGGACATCCGGGCGACGATCTTCGTCGAGCGGGACTCCCAGAAGGGGATCCTCATCGGCAAGGAGGGGAGCATGCTGAAGCGCGTTGGCATGGCGGCCCGCCAGGAGCTGGAGGCGTTCTTCGGCGTCCAGGTCTTCCTGGGGCTCGCCGTGCAGGTACGCCGCGCCTGGCGCAAGGACGCCCGGGCCTTGCGGGAGTTCGGGTTCCGGCTGACGTCCTAGGATGCTCGGCAAGTCGGCAGCGGTCGTCATCGGCTCCTTCCCGCTCGGTGAGAGCGACCGCATCGTCACGTTCTTCTCCCGGGAGTACGGCAAGGTCCGGGGCGTCGCCAAGGCGGCCCGCCGGATGAAGTCGCGCTTCAGCGGCGCGCTGGAGCTCCTGACGCTCGGCGAGCTGCTGTTCTTCGACGCCGGGCGTAGCGATCTCGTGCGCGTGGACCACTTCGACGTGCTGCACCCATTCGACCGGGTGCGTGACGACCTGGAGCGTCTGGGGCAGGCGGCGTGGGTGGCGGAGTGCGTGGGGCGGCTCACCGCGGATCGCGACCCCAACGCGGCCGTCTACGGTTTGCTGGTACGGGCGCTCAGGAGCATGGAGGGGGGCGCGCCGCCCCGGCGCGTCGCCGTCGTCTTCGGCGTCCGCGCCATCGAGGCCCTGGGACACCGCCTCCGCACCGACGCCTGCGTGGTGTGCGGTCGGCGCGCTCCGACGGGACGCGGGCCGGTGGCCCTGGACGTCGAGGCGGGCGGCGTTGTCTGCGTGGCGTGCGATGTCGGGACGCCTGACGCGCTCCGGCTGGAGGGGGCCAGCGTGGCGGCGCTCCGGCGGCTCCGGACGATGGCCTGGGCCGAGGCCACGGCCGCCCGTCTGGGCGGGGCCGAGCAGGAGCTGCGCGAGCTGCTCGATCG
The sequence above is drawn from the Candidatus Methylomirabilota bacterium genome and encodes:
- the recO gene encoding DNA repair protein RecO — translated: MLGKSAAVVIGSFPLGESDRIVTFFSREYGKVRGVAKAARRMKSRFSGALELLTLGELLFFDAGRSDLVRVDHFDVLHPFDRVRDDLERLGQAAWVAECVGRLTADRDPNAAVYGLLVRALRSMEGGAPPRRVAVVFGVRAIEALGHRLRTDACVVCGRRAPTGRGPVALDVEAGGVVCVACDVGTPDALRLEGASVAALRRLRTMAWAEATAARLGGAEQELRELLDRQVARLIGQPTRTSHFVREVERFSPTLGGRRPL
- the era gene encoding GTPase Era; amino-acid sequence: MRTTFRAPASPAQPVLGGGVGRGAKPPAEARAGFVALIGRPNAGKSTLLNRLVGEKLAIVSPRPQTTRNRITGIRNLPAAQIVFVDTPGLHPPGGKLGEFMSKTVERALEDVDLICAVVDAAERRHPDEMVLETVRAHSAPAFCLLNKADEFQDKSLLLPRIDAWRTAQAFREILPISALNGTNCDRLVDLIAEALPEHPPFFPADTTTDQPETFYVAEVIREKIFLLTREEVPYAVAVRVDELVEHKAPPRLDIRATIFVERDSQKGILIGKEGSMLKRVGMAARQELEAFFGVQVFLGLAVQVRRAWRKDARALREFGFRLTS